From Amphiprion ocellaris isolate individual 3 ecotype Okinawa chromosome 10, ASM2253959v1, whole genome shotgun sequence, one genomic window encodes:
- the LOC111571231 gene encoding cytochrome P450 2J2-like, with the protein MGNKWLVVLNRFEALKEALITKGDSVAHRPDLPMVQDISAGRGVLFNNGPKWREQRRFALSTLRYFGFGKKSLEPVILDEFRHCAEEFRSFKGKPFNPQLATNNAVSNVISFLVFGRRFEYSDEKFQELLGMFNDAFQIQASFWALLYNSFTVLMRHLPGPHQTGRQIWRKVHDFVREEVNEHKQTWDPSEQRDFIDCYLKEIQKAKADSTLDEENLIICVWDLFLAGSETTTTTMRWAFLYMTKYPEIQEKVQAEIDRVIGQTRQPSMEDRVNLPYTDAVIHEIQRIGNIIPLSIPRSTNRDVQLGGYTIPQGVTIIPNLTSVLFSEDEWETPFTFNPGHFLNKEGKFVKPEAFIPFSVGKRQCLGENLARIELFLLFTSFMQNFTFSMPAGVKPSVDYLFGVSLGPKAYEICVTTRQE; encoded by the exons ATGGGCAACAAGTGGCTGGTTGTGTTGAACAGGTTTGAGGCTCTGAAAGAAGCTCTGATAACGAAGGGGGACAGCGTGGCACACCGACCAGATCTTCCTATGGTGCAGGACATATCAGCTGGACGAG GTGTTCTTTTTAATAACGGACCCAAATGGAGGGAGCAAAGGCGATTTGCACTTTCAACCCTCAGATATTTTGGATTTGGAAAGAAGTCCCTGGAGCCCGTCATCCTGGATGAATTTAGACACTGTGCAGAAGAGTTCAGAAGTTTTAAAG GTAAGCCGTTCAATCCACAACTCGCCACCAACAACGCCGTCTCCAACGTCATCAGCTTCCTGGTTTTTGGTCGTCGCTTTGAGTACAGTGATGAGAAGTTCCAGGAGCTGTTGGGGATGTTTAACGATGCATTCCAGATTCAAGCCTCCTTTTGGGCTCTG CTCTACAACTCGTTCACTGTGCTCATGAGACATTTGCCAGGCCCACATCAGACGGGCAGACAGATCTGGAGGAAGGTGCATGACTTTGTCCGTGAAGAGGTGAATGAGCACAAACAGACCTGGGATCCGTCGGAGCAGAGAGACTTCATCGACTGCTACCTGAAGGAGATCCAGAAG GCGAAAGCTGACAGCACTTTAGATGAGGAAAACCTGATTATCTGTGTCTGGGACTTGTTTCTGGCTGGATCAGagaccacaaccaccaccaTGCGCTGGGCGTTCCTCTACATGACCAAATATCCAGAGATCCAGG AGAAGGTCCAGGCTGAGATTGACAGGGTGATCGGACAGACCAGACAGCCGTCCATGGAGGACCGTGTAAACCTGCCCTACACTGATGCTGTTATCCACGAGATCCAGAGAATAGGCAATATAATTCCTCTTAGTATTCCACGTTCCACCAACAGAGACGTCCAGCTGGGAGGCTACACCATCCCACAG GGAGTTACAATAATTCCCAATCTGACCTCTGTGCTGTTCAGTGAGGATGAGTGGGAGACGCCCTTCACCTTCAACCCAGGACACTTTCTGAACAAGGAGGGCAAATTTGTGAAACCAGAAGCTTTCATCCCTTTCTCTGTTG GGAAGCGTCAGTGTCTCGGGGAGAATCTGGCCAGGATCGAGCTTTTCCTGTTGTTCACCTCCTTCATGCAGAACTTCACCTTCTCCATGCCTGCTGGGGTGAAGCCTTCAGTGGACTACCTGTTTGGAGTCAGTCTGGGACCAAAGGCATATGAAATATGTGTCACCACGCGTCAAGagtag